One Gossypium arboreum isolate Shixiya-1 chromosome 13, ASM2569848v2, whole genome shotgun sequence genomic window, acgatTTTTGCACCCTTAAAcctaatatatatattgaaaaattagaaaaataaagtaaaacaaaTTGTAGACTTTACAACTCAGTTTttgaaataaaattgaaaataaaattataaagtcatatatatattatattacaaaGTTGACAATTATATATAGAAAAATCCTAGGTGGAGGAGACAATGGCAAAGTTCATTGCTCGACATGCCAACAAATAATTTCTGAGTCTCATTTTTAGTATGCTTATGTTAAAAATACGATAATTGCGAAAggttatttaaattttcaaagcAGTATAATTTACCTCCTATTCAAAGATGATTTATTTGTCATTTCAGTCCTTAATATTTAGTTTATATTTCACCTGAGGATTACTATATTTTCCATGGAAAGATTATTAAAGTTGCATTTAACTACTTATCATGACTAAAAAAACTATTAGATAcacctttttaaaattttttttttttcgtatTAAATCCACTTACAATTTTCAAGATTAAAACTAAGGTTTTAATTAAGTTTATCTGTCTTGGATGAATCCTACTTAAGTttataaaatagtaattactTTTCACCTTGTgctttaattttgattaaaaaaactaattgaataaaatacGAGCAGCTCACCAATTTCTCTTCTTCGATACGTCATCAATGAAAAATGTTAAAAGACTAATTAATACTACAGAAAAAGTCTGGTAAACCCCCCAAAGCCAACTCTTGTTTTTCCTCTGCATTTCTTTCCCTTTTATTTGAAGAATGAAATTTAGAGTAGCCAAAATTGACAATTACATCTCCACCCCACCAATACCATGCAATTGAAACCTCTCAACACCTTCACCGTTACGCTCATGTTGTTCTTCACTTTCTTGATCCTCTTCTTTTCTGGTTTCCTTGAATTCCCTTCTGTTTCCTCCTCTATCCAACAACCCTTTACCACTCCATCTCTCACCCTTTCTTCCAACCCTAACCCTTTTACTGATCTGCTCTCTGCTTTCAAGACATGGGATTCTCAAATGGGTTGTTCCCAGTTCAAGCTAAAACACCACGATTTGATCCGTTTGCTTTCTAACAGCTCTGGGTCTTTGCAGGAACCTGTTTCTCATTCTTCCTGCAATCTGTTGAAAATGGAGCATGTTAGTGTTTTGGTAAAAGGATGGACTTGGATTCCTGATAATTTAGATAATCTGTATTCTTGTCAATGTGGGATGAGTTGCTTATGGACTAAATCTCCCGTTCTTGCTGATAAACCGGATGCCCTTTTGTTTGAGACCGCTACCCCTCCACTTCAGGTATGTTTTTTTTCCTTGTTGGCTTAGCTGCAATTATGGAATATAGGAAAGTTTGATTTATTTGCTTGATTAAAGTCGTAATCGTGGAGTTGAAAGTGCTATTTGGTGAAGATTCTATTCATTTCTGAACTTTATACGTGTGATCTACTTGTGTCGTGGATTTAACACTGAGATAATTTTTTGAATTGATACTGTAAGGAGATCAATAATGTGTCATTCATCACAATGTCAGTGAAGTATAGTTTTCTTGTAATTTAGCTGCAGCCTGTTGTGGACAAGATGTTTGGTTCGGGAACATGAGGAATTGTATTTTGTTAGTAAGAGCGACTTTACTAACCAATTTGATTAGTAGATTGTAATGATTTAGAATTTAGGAGATTTTACTTTTTTGTTCTGTCAGGGATCCCTACTCCAGTTTAACCATTTCTTAACATTAGCAATGGATAAACTTTGGTTGTTGATTTAGTTGCAGATACGGTTATAGTGTCATGATTGCGGGTGTCATGGATGTTACCTAGCTTGTCGTGGTTGTCAAGTCACGAATGTGATTTCttttttctaaaaattccataCATGTATATTGTAATATCTTGTACACGTAATGCTTATGTTAATTTGATTCTTTAGTTAACTTGCAATATTAATCGcaaacaaaataatatataaaatcagGTTAATAGAAGTTCTTCATCTGAAATGTACTTAAAAGGCCTAATAAAAATTTGAAAGTCCAAACCATTTGTCCTTGTCTATTGTTTATCCTAGGTAATGGCTTACAATTTTAGCACACTCCGAGCATGGTTTTGTGTCATCACCAACTGTTGGGATGGAAACCAGAAGTTGTGAGCTATGCACCTACCCATCTCCGACTAAGAACTCAAATTCCAGCATCTCTCTTTTTATTAGAATTTTTTAGGTCAAACAGAGAATCAACCTAAAACTTCAACGTTGGAAAAAGATTAAATAAATTCTGCTTGGAGATAGTCTACTTTAGGAAGAGGATGGAAGTGATGAGCTGCTGAAAGTGGAAGTACAAGACACAAGAagcagaaaaaaaagaaagaaagaattagaTATGTCCTTTTCCTTGCAAGAAGTTATATTTCAAACAAAAAGTCTTatcttttaatcttttaaaagttaTTAAAAGTTTTTAGAAATCTATTAAAATTGAGTTGTCGAGTGTTTATTACCCAAACCTTTTTTTTATCGATTTTTTAAAATGCCTGTTGTTGCTAATTGCGCCTTTATGTCACTTGTGGTTGTTGTTGTGGTCAATTTGTAACGTGTATTGGCCATTATGATTGTGATTCAATGCAATTGTAACAGCTGAAATGCTGTTTGGCATCTTGAAAACCTATTAGTATGTACATGAGGATTGTTATTCCTAGTTTCTTATAACATAGTATATTACTCTCAGTTATACATTATGTTAATCACTTTTATTccattataattttttttccaaataatTCTTTCTACACTATACCTTTTACTTAGGGGAGACATAACGTATCATTTAAACAAGTACATTATGCAATTTAATGACTACTTCCAATGGACTTTGAAGGGGCCATGTTGCATTTTGGCTGTTACATGCGCAAGATATCAAATCACAATTTTTTTAATGGCTGATACCCGTTATAGTTGGTTGCAACTACAATGGCCTAACAAAGCAACGTAGgccatttttttttcaaaaaaaaaaaatagaatcaataaaataaacattttggATGATGAATTGGCATCAATTAAGTTTTAATAATTTTCTGCTGGCCTTTAATAGGCTTtggaagatttttttttttttcttggtttgAGATATATCTTGTTGCAAGGGTAAAGACGAATCTAGCTTTTGTCCTTTTTGTTTCTTCAGTTTTTTGCTCTACTTCCGAAGTCCTTTTTCATTCTTGTAATCCCATATTGGTCTTCAAAGGACTGCAGCTCTTATCTCTCTCCCCAACGCAGATTCCACCTCCAAGCAAAAATGTTTTCGTGAAAAGTTTAAGTTCTTAGTTATATATAGTTCTAATGTCTTGAAGGGAACTTATGAAGAATACCAAAGAGGGATGCTTGGATCTCGATTCTTTTTAAGGTGATTGAAAGTAACAAAAGTGTTGGTTTGGAGTAGGTGGGTGCACAAAGGAAAGCTCTCTGCTTTGAGTTCCACCTTTTGTTGGTTTAAAGCTTAAACTTGAAGATAATTTATCATGCCTTGAGTGGGCTGAAATTGTAAGTAAACTTGTAATCCAGGACCTGGGCTGAAATGGGGACAAGGAGTCAAGACAAGTGGGTTGGACTTTCATGCCTAGTAAATGTTGTTTTGAATCAAGTTTGTTTTGATTGGAGTGGATTTTTCAtggatattaaattaaaattttttatctcTCTCTCTCTACACATACACACACATACATACTATGTATATGGTATCTATACAATTTGTAATTTTGTAAGTTAATGAAAGAACCCAATtaacattttgaaaaaaaaaatgcctTTGATAACCTAGAAGCATTATGCAACATCCGCAACCACAATTGCAATTTAGAGCTATGAGGCATGTTGCATGATTAGAAGAAACGGCATGTTGGAAATTGATGTTTTGTTACTTAAAAAGCTTATTTGAGTTGTTGAGAAGTAGGGTTGGAAGATTCTATGAATGTAAGTCAGATTTGGTTGTTAAGGTTTTCCGACTATGGCTTGAGTAACTTGGAAAAGGGTAGAAGAAAAAATGTTACAAATTTTTTTGGATGGGGTTATATCAAAATATTGTAAAAGAGTAGAAGATGGGCTCAGTTTTCCCTTCCCGAGGAGTAGGGTTCTGAAGAGTGAATTTTTGTGCATTTCTACTTGTTTGAGTTCCTttaaaatgtgaaaaaaaaaaaaaaaaaaaccaagtgtTTTTCTTTCATGTCCATTTGTTGCCTCAGGGTTCATTAATTTATGCAGTCATGGATGTTTTATAGAaattctttcataatataggagACCACTTTATCAACTTTGTCCATTGGATTTTGCTTGCTAGGAGGGCATTTTGGGTCAGGAATTATATGCATGCTTGTGTCTGTATATGAATCCTGTGTCTTTTATTGGTAAACACATTTGTGTCTTCCATCTGGGTCATGGAAACTTGTCTTAGAAACCTCACTATTATAGTAATCAAGCAAGTTTCTTTGGTTATGTCTCATGCATAATCTTCTTATTGAGCTTTATGTGTTTTGGAATCCATTTTAGGGGATCATCTAAATAGAATCTTGTATTCTATAACTTAATCTTTTATGATGCATTAACTTTTTCGTAATATAGTTTGTTCCTTCAAGGATCTGATAGGTCCTTGAGATATTTGTAATCAGAAAATGTGTCTAGGAGAAGcgtattatttacatactttGACTAGTAAGCTGCATAACCATTTTAGTTTATTTCCCCTTTTAGATACAAAAATAATTGGTCACTACAAAATCTTGTCCAAAGAACTTTCTTGGTATCttgttaaaaatatttatcaGGAGCATTCCTTTTGAGAAAGAAGGGAAAGAAATCCGAAAAATGTAGAAGTATGCAATACATCACAGTTTCAAAGTCCTGCCTATTGAAGTTCGTTCTGCTCCTACTGAAGGCAGAACTAGTGTCTCAGGTTTATCATCTTGAATATTGTAACAAGTCCAAAGTCCAGGGACACCTTTCATTAAATATAGGAAGTCCAGTAGTTATATCTGTCTGCAAGCATTTCTCATGTCATATAGGAATTTTATGACACTTGGGCTAAGTGTGACTATAGCTATTAAAGCAGCAGATTACCAGTTATGTCCACTGAGAAGGCTAGCAGTCTTACTGCAGTTTTTCAAGAGATTATCCGCCTGTCTTGCATATTCACATAGATCTTACAAAATACCAGTAAAAACGACTTTGTATGGATGTTCTGGTTTCCTGTTGCTTATTAAGATAATCTATACATCCAATCTTTGGTTATCATTTTCTGGGATCAATTGGAatgatcttttcttttctttctggtTAGAGGCACAGTGGAGATCCACTTCGTGTGTACATGGACCTTGAGGCTGGCAGAAGGCGTTCAGGTCGAGAGGATCTATTCATCAGTTACCATGCAAAAGATGATGTTCAGTCAACCTATGCTGGTGCTCTCTTTCATAATGGTCGAAATTATCACATATCTTCATATAAGAACAATGTGAGTAGTTGGTTTATATTCTTTGTTCATGAGTTCTCAATATTCCCCTTCGATAATTACCTGGTTGTAATACATTTgggtttcctttttttctttggtAAATCTATTTCTAGGAGACACTTGTTTATTGGTCTTCATCACGCTGCCTTTCTCAAAGAAATCAGCTTGCTAAGAGTTTCCTCAGGTTGCTGCCGCACCACTCCTTTGGCAAATGTCTGAACAATGTTGGTGGTTTAGACATGGCCCTTTCCTTCTACCCTGAGTGTACCAATGATGCTAATACCCCGAAGTGGTGGGACCATTTACATTGTGCCATGTCTCATTACAAATTTGTCCTTGCAATTGAAAATACAGTTACGGAGAGCTACGTGACCGAGAAGCTATTTTATGCTTTGGACTCTGGTGCGGTTCCTATTTATTTTGGAGCTCCCAATGTGCTGGACTTTGTCCCTCCTCATTCAATTATAGATGGAACTAAGTTTAGGTCCATGGAGGAATTGGCTTCTTACGTGAAAGCCCTTGCTAATGATCCTGTAGCTTATGCTGAGTACCATGCCTGGAGAAGATGTGGTGTATTAGGTAACTATGCTAAGGCCCGTGCAACAAGCCTTGACACATTACCATGCCGATTGTGTGAGGCAGTTAGTAAGAAAGGTGGGAGAAATGCAAGAACGGAATGAATTGTTTATTGTTTTATGCTTCAGGTTGGTCTCCTGGTATTTTGCAAACCATATATAGTGAATCATCAAATTTATGTTTGATCTAATTGAATTTTATGCAAAATGACCAATGGGATCTGTTGTAGGTTTGTACTTGGCTCTTTTGCATTCATATTTACAAGATGGAGATATGGTAATTTAGATCCATGCTCTTTACTGaaattatttctctttgattgcaATAAAGAGAAAGATACACCTTGTtctgtaaatgaaattaatgattGAACTATAGTTATTAAATTACCCAGCATTATACAAACAGACTATAGGCCATTTGGCTATAAATGAAAAAAGTTAATCACCAGCTTGATTTATTGAGGCTCACTTTACTTGGCTACTTGGAAGTGTGTTGTATGCCTTTGTTAACATCATCTTCATCATTATCTTCCTTGTGGAACTTCCATACAGAGGCCATTATTCCACTGCAAGTTGAAGGCTTAGACTTTTGGAGCTTGGATTTTTGCTTTTGTTTAGGCTTGTTGTTGCTGTTGTGGATCTTCACACTTTTGAGTTCTTGAGGTCTGTTTTCAAGGTATTCCTTTAACTGCTCTTCGTTCATTCCATCTATTGCATCTGTCTGTCAGTTTTCCCAAAACCAATAAGCATAATTTTATTTTCCAGAATTAAGAGAGTGAATTTTGTGTAAACAATAAGAGTAAGTAATAGATACCCATTTGTTAAGATCATGTATGTGTTTAAGCACAACCTGctcttcattttctaccatttgtAACTTGTCTTGCAATGACACTGCATTTGGCTTTGAACTTGATGCCATCTTCTTGCTCTTCTTTCCTACCAGTGTTGATGATGATGGTCTCCCACTTGACATTTTCCTTTTATCCTTACGATTT contains:
- the LOC108462514 gene encoding uncharacterized protein LOC108462514, which codes for MSSGRPSSSTLVGKKSKKMASSSKPNAVSLQDKLQMVENEEQVVLKHIHDLNKWTDAIDGMNEEQLKEYLENRPQELKSVKIHNSNNKPKQKQKSKLQKSKPSTCSGIMASVWKFHKEDNDEDDVNKGIQHTSK
- the LOC108464570 gene encoding alpha-(1,4)-fucosyltransferase, with amino-acid sequence MQLKPLNTFTVTLMLFFTFLILFFSGFLEFPSVSSSIQQPFTTPSLTLSSNPNPFTDLLSAFKTWDSQMGCSQFKLKHHDLIRLLSNSSGSLQEPVSHSSCNLLKMEHVSVLVKGWTWIPDNLDNLYSCQCGMSCLWTKSPVLADKPDALLFETATPPLQRHSGDPLRVYMDLEAGRRRSGREDLFISYHAKDDVQSTYAGALFHNGRNYHISSYKNNETLVYWSSSRCLSQRNQLAKSFLRLLPHHSFGKCLNNVGGLDMALSFYPECTNDANTPKWWDHLHCAMSHYKFVLAIENTVTESYVTEKLFYALDSGAVPIYFGAPNVLDFVPPHSIIDGTKFRSMEELASYVKALANDPVAYAEYHAWRRCGVLGNYAKARATSLDTLPCRLCEAVSKKGGRNARTE